From one bacterium genomic stretch:
- a CDS encoding KH domain-containing protein: protein MEDFISFIVKHLVEKPESVRIETIKEENGRVLYKLYVGQGDLGQVIGKEGRTARSLRTLVFAAAARRGIRAGFEIVDPALPPKGASPPAWDSMDSSGEHA, encoded by the coding sequence ATGGAAGACTTCATCAGCTTTATCGTCAAACACCTTGTCGAGAAACCTGAATCCGTACGGATTGAGACGATCAAGGAAGAGAATGGGCGGGTACTCTACAAATTGTATGTAGGGCAGGGTGACTTGGGTCAAGTCATCGGGAAGGAAGGCCGAACGGCACGATCATTGAGAACACTCGTATTTGCCGCTGCGGCGAGAAGAGGGATACGAGCAGGGTTTGAGATCGTCGATCCCGCTCTTCCGCCCAAGGGTGCTTCGCCCCCTGCCTGGGATAGTATGGACAGTTCGGGCGAACATGCCTGA
- the rimM gene encoding 16S rRNA processing protein RimM: MPDTSGPSERVEIGIIVGSHGLQGTVKVNPRTDFPERFAALKSCFVCRDSSDIIEVTIRRSKFSNRMILLTFDGVRTREEADRLRGSTIEIPISERWTLPENTFYISDLIECAASDEHGQPLGTVKEVIRGPQDVLVIQGESGELLVPFVSEWVGRTDINSRVIEIRNATRLKYAEEIPPAVGESDD; this comes from the coding sequence ATGCCTGACACCAGCGGGCCGTCAGAAAGAGTTGAAATCGGCATCATCGTGGGATCTCACGGGCTGCAAGGTACCGTGAAAGTGAATCCTCGTACCGATTTTCCGGAACGGTTTGCGGCCTTGAAATCTTGCTTTGTTTGTCGAGATAGTTCAGATATAATTGAGGTAACTATCCGTCGAAGCAAGTTTTCGAATCGTATGATTTTGCTGACATTTGACGGAGTGAGAACTCGAGAGGAAGCAGACAGACTCAGAGGCTCAACGATCGAAATACCCATTAGCGAACGATGGACTCTGCCAGAGAATACTTTTTACATAAGCGATTTAATTGAATGTGCCGCATCTGATGAGCATGGTCAGCCTCTTGGTACTGTCAAGGAAGTGATACGCGGACCGCAGGACGTTCTTGTGATTCAAGGTGAGTCGGGGGAGTTACTGGTTCCATTTGTATCTGAATGGGTTGGGCGGACCGACATCAATTCAAGAGTAATAGAAATTCGAAATGCGACTCGATTGAAGTACGCGGAAGAGATTCCGCCAGCTGTGGGCGAAAGTGACGATTGA
- the rplS gene encoding 50S ribosomal protein L19 yields MNRIANWTMDDLRQDIPSFVPGDTLNVSVRVIEGDKERIQAFQGVCIARHGGGLDETFTVRKLSMGVGVERVFPLHSPRIAKIEVTRRGRVRRAKLNYLRGLTGKKSRIREKARALVTEDKATA; encoded by the coding sequence ATGAATCGCATTGCAAACTGGACAATGGACGACTTGCGTCAAGACATTCCGAGCTTTGTGCCGGGAGATACATTGAATGTCAGTGTCCGGGTTATTGAAGGCGACAAGGAGCGTATTCAGGCGTTTCAAGGAGTTTGCATCGCGCGCCATGGCGGCGGTCTGGATGAAACGTTTACAGTAAGAAAACTTTCAATGGGCGTCGGCGTGGAGCGTGTCTTTCCGCTCCATTCGCCGCGAATCGCAAAAATTGAAGTGACACGTCGTGGCCGCGTTCGACGTGCAAAATTGAATTACCTCCGCGGACTAACCGGTAAGAAGTCGCGTATCCGCGAGAAAGCTCGAGCACTCGTCACTGAAGACAAGGCGACCGCCTAG
- the rpsP gene encoding 30S ribosomal protein S16, giving the protein MAVRIRLTRAGRKKVPCFRIVVMDGRKRRDGAYLDQLGVYYPSQQPALIELSAQKALDWLRKGAQPSDTVRSLFSREGVMIQYDLLKRGATAEQAASEGARVKNAALLRTQTKLATVADKKKAKELEQARAAEAAKAAAEASKTSEASNENAVSEPQGE; this is encoded by the coding sequence TTGGCAGTTCGCATCCGTTTAACTCGCGCAGGCCGCAAGAAAGTACCATGCTTTCGCATCGTAGTAATGGACGGCCGCAAACGTCGTGACGGCGCATATCTTGATCAATTAGGGGTCTACTATCCTTCGCAGCAGCCAGCCCTCATTGAATTGTCCGCACAAAAAGCTCTTGACTGGTTACGTAAGGGGGCTCAACCGTCCGACACAGTGCGCAGCCTTTTTTCTCGTGAAGGTGTTATGATACAGTACGACCTTCTTAAACGAGGTGCCACGGCCGAACAAGCCGCTTCGGAAGGTGCGCGCGTAAAGAATGCGGCGCTTCTTCGCACTCAAACAAAACTCGCAACAGTAGCGGACAAGAAGAAGGCCAAAGAGCTTGAACAGGCAAGAGCTGCGGAAGCGGCCAAGGCCGCAGCTGAAGCGTCAAAGACCTCAGAAGCAAGCAACGAAAACGCAGTTAGCGAGCCCCAAGGCGAGTAA
- the trmD gene encoding tRNA (guanosine(37)-N1)-methyltransferase TrmD → MTIDILTGFTGIFRGPFSESIVSRALSERKVEIWVHDIRHYTHDHHGKIDDIPYGGGAGMVMMAQPIITCLDKIRSYRQSFDPPRLIYMTPQGTQLNQEIIDSFANEEWLIILCGHYKDVDHRVFERDRWEEVSVGDFVVSGGELPAALLVDAIVRRVPGTLGNEESANSDSFTRGDLDSNYYTKPENYQGMKVPDVLISGHHSRIAEWRDEQRRVRTSERRPDLLQENNKKKSK, encoded by the coding sequence GTGACGATTGACATACTAACTGGTTTTACCGGAATATTCCGTGGACCGTTCAGCGAGTCCATTGTGTCACGGGCTCTTTCGGAGAGAAAAGTGGAGATATGGGTTCATGACATTCGTCATTATACTCATGACCACCACGGCAAGATCGATGATATACCTTACGGAGGTGGGGCGGGGATGGTCATGATGGCACAACCGATCATAACCTGTCTTGACAAGATTCGTTCGTACCGGCAAAGTTTCGACCCTCCAAGACTCATTTACATGACTCCGCAGGGAACGCAACTTAATCAGGAGATTATAGACAGTTTTGCGAACGAAGAGTGGCTAATAATTCTTTGTGGCCATTACAAAGACGTCGATCATCGAGTCTTTGAACGCGATAGGTGGGAAGAAGTTTCCGTTGGAGACTTTGTTGTCAGCGGTGGTGAATTGCCTGCGGCGTTGCTTGTGGACGCCATAGTCCGAAGAGTTCCGGGTACGCTGGGTAATGAGGAATCGGCAAACAGCGACAGCTTCACTCGCGGAGATCTCGATTCCAATTACTATACGAAGCCCGAGAATTATCAGGGCATGAAGGTTCCGGACGTATTGATATCCGGCCATCACTCGAGAATCGCCGAGTGGCGCGACGAACAGCGGCGGGTCAGAACAAGCGAACGACGCCCAGATCTACTGCAGGAAAATAACAAGAAGAAATCGAAATAG
- the ffh gene encoding signal recognition particle protein yields MFDDLTSKLDKVFRNLRGVGKITESNIRDGLSDVRRALLEADVSLQVARDFLSRVEQKALGQDVLKSLQPAQLFVKIVHDELVVLLGEKEARLNTAKRPPTVIMVVGLQGSGKTTFCAKLARHFKAKGRRPLLIAADLQRPAAQDQLQVLGESIGVSVYRGESKNPVEVCEAGLRHARKVSLDPVILDTAGRLHVDDDLMSELERVRSSTEPAEILFVADGMTGQDAVNSAKAFYDRLSFTGAVLTKMDGDTRGGAALSIRAITNAPIKFLSVGEKLDQLEPFYPDRIAGRILGRGDIVSLVERAQATFDEDKAAELEAKLRRAEFTLSDFLEQLRQLKKMGSMTELLGMIPGMSQKMKNVQVDERALKHTEALILSMTPFERERPQVLNASRRKRIASGAGLSVQHLNRMITQYEQMVQMMKQLRKAGPGQIKRVFGR; encoded by the coding sequence GTGTTTGATGACTTAACATCCAAGCTGGACAAGGTATTCCGAAATCTTCGGGGCGTCGGGAAGATAACGGAGTCCAACATCCGTGACGGGCTGTCGGATGTACGACGCGCACTTCTTGAAGCAGACGTTAGTCTGCAGGTTGCGCGGGACTTCCTAAGTCGAGTTGAGCAAAAGGCGCTCGGTCAGGATGTCCTGAAGTCTTTGCAGCCGGCGCAGCTTTTTGTGAAGATCGTTCATGACGAACTTGTGGTCCTGCTCGGCGAGAAGGAAGCGCGGCTGAACACTGCCAAGCGACCGCCGACAGTGATTATGGTTGTGGGTCTTCAAGGATCGGGCAAGACAACGTTTTGCGCGAAGCTTGCGCGTCACTTCAAAGCAAAAGGCCGCAGACCATTGCTGATCGCTGCCGACCTTCAACGTCCTGCTGCGCAGGACCAGCTCCAAGTGCTTGGTGAGTCAATCGGCGTCAGCGTTTATCGCGGTGAAAGTAAGAATCCGGTTGAGGTCTGTGAAGCTGGTTTAAGACATGCGCGCAAGGTTAGTCTTGATCCCGTGATCCTGGACACTGCTGGCCGGCTGCACGTCGACGATGACTTGATGAGCGAACTCGAACGTGTCCGGAGTTCAACTGAACCGGCCGAAATCCTGTTTGTCGCAGATGGAATGACGGGACAGGACGCGGTGAATTCTGCAAAAGCGTTTTATGACCGTCTGAGCTTTACCGGTGCCGTTTTGACGAAGATGGACGGCGATACGCGCGGTGGAGCGGCATTGTCAATCCGGGCGATTACAAATGCTCCGATTAAGTTCCTTTCAGTCGGCGAGAAACTTGATCAGCTGGAGCCTTTCTATCCTGATCGCATTGCCGGTAGAATACTCGGGCGCGGCGACATCGTTAGTCTGGTTGAGCGGGCGCAGGCAACATTTGACGAGGATAAGGCTGCCGAACTCGAGGCAAAGCTGCGCAGGGCGGAGTTCACATTATCAGATTTTCTTGAGCAGCTCAGGCAACTGAAGAAAATGGGATCGATGACAGAACTCCTGGGTATGATCCCGGGAATGAGCCAGAAGATGAAGAACGTGCAAGTCGACGAGCGCGCACTCAAACACACTGAAGCTCTCATTCTCTCGATGACTCCGTTTGAACGGGAGCGTCCGCAAGTGCTCAACGCCAGTCGACGAAAGCGGATTGCGTCAGGAGCCGGATTGAGTGTTCAGCATTTGAACAGAATGATCACGCAGTATGAGCAAATGGTTCAAATGATGAAGCAGCTGCGGAAAGCGGGTCCTGGCCAAATCAAGCGTGTTTTCGGAAGATAA